The Macrobrachium nipponense isolate FS-2020 chromosome 1, ASM1510439v2, whole genome shotgun sequence genome includes a window with the following:
- the LOC135219748 gene encoding G-protein coupled receptor moody-like isoform X3 → MYLFLPSRCLLIAFPRQYPKIFTTPKTIVTIVMIWVVSAALMLIPLLKIYGEFTYNIKTKECDFGDSQETGGNGPRKLFLALGFLLPCAIIIASYSYIFYKARQSSAKVHRTRSQSLLKGSINSSTEVRPPRPADGLRKRDIRIARTIGVIFLAFIICCTPVSIAHYFDNKFHNPTLLLLLHPLYWAQYCINVFIYVFMNHQYRDAYVNYISRWWPNFKERLPVTLFAQMSACVVPGCPGAATCNSTGKYIPQEYPRIPPTLSPQPQNPMTHQGLLASTCV, encoded by the exons ATGTATCTGTTTCTCCCCTCAAGATGTCTCCTCATTGCCTTTCCAAGACAATACCCAAAGATCTTCACAACACCAAAAACCATAGTAACCATCGTCATGATTTGGGTTGTATCAGCTGCACTGATGCTCATTCCATTGCTGAAG ATATATGGAGAATTCACCTATAACATTAAGACGAAAGAATGTGACTTCGGAGACTCTCAAGAAACTGGTGGAAATGGTCCAAGGAAACTGTTCTTAGCTCTAGGATTTCTCCTCCCATGCGCTATTATCATCGCTTCGTATTCCTACATCTTTTATAAG GCAAGACAGAGTTCAGCTAAAGTACATAGGACAAGGTCCCAGTCATTACTCAAGGGTTCCATTAATAGTTCAACTGAAGTCAG ACCACCCCGTCCAGCTGATGGGCTGAGGAAGCGTGATATTCGTATTGCTAGAACTATTGGCGTTATCTTTCTTGCATTCATTATATGCTGTACCCCTGTTTCCATAGCTCACTACTTCGACAATAAA TTTCATAATCCAACACTCCTGCTGCTGTTGCACCCTTTGTACTGGGCTCAGTATTGCATTAACGTATTCATATACGTCTTCATGAACCACCAATATCGTGATGCCTATGTGAACTACATCTCTCGTTGGTGGCCCAACTTTAAAGAG AGATTACCAGTGACACTCTTCGCGCAAATGTCTGCGTGCGTGGTTCCAGGTTGTCCTGGTGCAGCCACTTGTAACTCAACGGGTAAATACATTCCACAAGAGTATCCACGCATTCCACCAACTCTATCTCCTCAGCCACAGAATCCAATGACTCATCAAGGGCTTTTAGCTTCAACTTGTGT
- the LOC135219748 gene encoding G-protein coupled receptor moody-like isoform X4, giving the protein MYLFLPSRCLLIAFPRQYPKIFTTPKTIVTIVMIWVVSAALMLIPLLKIYGEFTYNIKTKECDFGDSQETGGNGPRKLFLALGFLLPCAIIIASYSYIFYKARQSSAKVHRTRSQSLLKGSINSSTEVRPPRPADGLRKRDIRIARTIGVIFLAFIICCTPVSIAHYFDNKFHNPTLLLLLHPLYWAQYCINVFIYVFMNHQYRDAYVNYISRWWPNFKEVVLVQPLVTQRVNTFHKSIHAFHQLYLLSHRIQ; this is encoded by the exons ATGTATCTGTTTCTCCCCTCAAGATGTCTCCTCATTGCCTTTCCAAGACAATACCCAAAGATCTTCACAACACCAAAAACCATAGTAACCATCGTCATGATTTGGGTTGTATCAGCTGCACTGATGCTCATTCCATTGCTGAAG ATATATGGAGAATTCACCTATAACATTAAGACGAAAGAATGTGACTTCGGAGACTCTCAAGAAACTGGTGGAAATGGTCCAAGGAAACTGTTCTTAGCTCTAGGATTTCTCCTCCCATGCGCTATTATCATCGCTTCGTATTCCTACATCTTTTATAAG GCAAGACAGAGTTCAGCTAAAGTACATAGGACAAGGTCCCAGTCATTACTCAAGGGTTCCATTAATAGTTCAACTGAAGTCAG ACCACCCCGTCCAGCTGATGGGCTGAGGAAGCGTGATATTCGTATTGCTAGAACTATTGGCGTTATCTTTCTTGCATTCATTATATGCTGTACCCCTGTTTCCATAGCTCACTACTTCGACAATAAA TTTCATAATCCAACACTCCTGCTGCTGTTGCACCCTTTGTACTGGGCTCAGTATTGCATTAACGTATTCATATACGTCTTCATGAACCACCAATATCGTGATGCCTATGTGAACTACATCTCTCGTTGGTGGCCCAACTTTAAAGAG GTTGTCCTGGTGCAGCCACTTGTAACTCAACGGGTAAATACATTCCACAAGAGTATCCACGCATTCCACCAACTCTATCTCCTCAGCCACAGAATCCAATGA
- the LOC135219748 gene encoding G-protein coupled receptor moody-like isoform X2, whose protein sequence is MYLFLPSRCLLIAFPRQYPKIFTTPKTIVTIVMIWVVSAALMLIPLLKIYGEFTYNIKTKECDFGDSQETGGNGPRKLFLALGFLLPCAIIIASYSYIFYKARQSSAKVHRTRSQSLLKGSINSSTEVRPPRPADGLRKRDIRIARTIGVIFLAFIICCTPVSIAHYFDNKFHNPTLLLLLHPLYWAQYCINVFIYVFMNHQYRDAYVNYISRWWPNFKERLPVTLFAQMSACVVPGCPGAATCNSTGKYIPQEYPRIPPTLSPQPQNPMTHQGLLASTCDFPKI, encoded by the exons ATGTATCTGTTTCTCCCCTCAAGATGTCTCCTCATTGCCTTTCCAAGACAATACCCAAAGATCTTCACAACACCAAAAACCATAGTAACCATCGTCATGATTTGGGTTGTATCAGCTGCACTGATGCTCATTCCATTGCTGAAG ATATATGGAGAATTCACCTATAACATTAAGACGAAAGAATGTGACTTCGGAGACTCTCAAGAAACTGGTGGAAATGGTCCAAGGAAACTGTTCTTAGCTCTAGGATTTCTCCTCCCATGCGCTATTATCATCGCTTCGTATTCCTACATCTTTTATAAG GCAAGACAGAGTTCAGCTAAAGTACATAGGACAAGGTCCCAGTCATTACTCAAGGGTTCCATTAATAGTTCAACTGAAGTCAG ACCACCCCGTCCAGCTGATGGGCTGAGGAAGCGTGATATTCGTATTGCTAGAACTATTGGCGTTATCTTTCTTGCATTCATTATATGCTGTACCCCTGTTTCCATAGCTCACTACTTCGACAATAAA TTTCATAATCCAACACTCCTGCTGCTGTTGCACCCTTTGTACTGGGCTCAGTATTGCATTAACGTATTCATATACGTCTTCATGAACCACCAATATCGTGATGCCTATGTGAACTACATCTCTCGTTGGTGGCCCAACTTTAAAGAG AGATTACCAGTGACACTCTTCGCGCAAATGTCTGCGTGCGTGGTTCCAGGTTGTCCTGGTGCAGCCACTTGTAACTCAACGGGTAAATACATTCCACAAGAGTATCCACGCATTCCACCAACTCTATCTCCTCAGCCACAGAATCCAATGACTCATCAAGGGCTTTTAGCTTCAACTT